The Tolypothrix sp. PCC 7712 region AAGGTTGATTATTTGCATCCTTACTACGATCCAACTCCTGAGAAAATATCGATTTATAACAGTGCGCTCAGTATAACTAGAGCGACTGTACCAGAAACATCTACCTGCGATCGCTACATAAAATGCCAAGAATGGAGCCAGCAGTCTCAATTCAGCGGCTTTGGTCTTCAGGAATAGCAAAATTAACTCAGAACTTTTGGTATTTCTGCTTGTACCTGTCAAGAGGGTAGTGTTCTACCTAAATAGTCGTTAATACCGCATTGCTGATTTTTGTTTTGGAAGCTAATTCAGCAAATGTAAATAGGCTAGAGCAGTTTGTTAACTTCAATTTAAATCCCAACAACCGCAGAACCAGACTGGTTTACTTAAATTAAGACAACTAACACTATGAACCACGATATTTCTGACATTAGTAGCAAGTTAAAGAACTCTATTCCTCCTGAACAGTTTGATCAAGTCGTGGAAGCGATTCTTTCTGGAAAATATTCCTGGGCCTGTGTATTAATGTTACGTTTTGCTGGTTACAATCCTTTACATTACATTCCTTATCGGACTTACAATCGATTGCTCAAAGAAAACTCCCTGATGAATCGGTCTAACAACCAGCAAAATCCCACTCTGAATATAGCCAAACCATCCTCTGAGAAAAGGTCTGATACAAATGTCTCACCAACTAACTTAAGCAAGATTAAGGAATTTCCTTATCTTGAGGTCGTTGGAAAGTAAAAAGTAGAAATTTGTGGTGCTAGTTAGGATATGTGGCTGACAGAGTAAGTTCGATAACATAAATCAAATACTAATTCAGGCCAGAAAGTACTCAAGATACTTCTGGAAAATTCTGTTGATTAATTAATGTATCCATCAATTAACTACAGATTTCCAGTCATTGAGTAACTATCTAATTGCCATGCAGATTAAAGATTTATAGCATGACTGCTTTGTAATGGTATTTGTTGCTTAAATAGACTGCTTGTAAAAATCCAGCCAACAAATTCGCTTTGTGATTGCGACCTCCAAAACTCTTACCTTATATAGTCCTCCTCCTTTAGGGGGACTACCCTTTATTTATGAGGTGATTGTTTTCCAGGCTAAACTTGCAATCTCTAGCAATCGAGTTTGATTGCTGAAATTGCTTGCCTAAAAAGGTAAGAATAATCAGACAGAATTAATCAGTATATACCAAGTTCGTTTTAATTAAAGAGGAGTTTTATATGTGTTGATTATCCTAGTAGTAGGACTAACAATAATAACGGATCGAAAAATATAATCAAACCGTATATAGTCTATCAAAAGCAATATAAAATGCGACATATTTGCATTAATTGCTGAGGAGATAATTCGGAAAATCCTCTTATAGTTAAGTTTTTTTAAAATCGACACAACATTATTGATACAATCTGCCAATTTGGCAAATATTAGCAGAAAAAATTTTATAAATTATAGATGCCAACTGAAACATCAAAGCTTGACTCGCAGATTTCATGGTGCGGTACGAAATCAATGATCAGTGCCAAACATGAAATGCATCAACTCGATTGGTGAAGTAGTCAACATCTTATAGAGTAGATAAATCCAAGACCAAAATAGACAATTCAACTGTTGCTACTGGTGGTTCTGTTTCCCAGGAAGTTGGAAACAATCAAATTGGGAGTGGTAAATTTTTCCATGCCAAATTTGAATTGTTCCCACCTAGTTTAGAGATGGTGGTAACAATAGTGAGATAACTTCCTTGACTGTGGTGAATGTGAATTTAGCCCAAAAAGTTCACATTTCATATTATTAACAGCAGTGGAAATAGAAAAAGCGACAGTTAAATTAAAGTCAAGGCTGGTGGAATACATAACTCTTACGCTTCTATAAACGACTATCGTAATCCTTGTCCTCCCAAACAGGATTATGGCTGTTTTAGAAATTAGCAATTTATACAGGAAATTTTGGAAGCTACAAACTTGAATAGCTTCCAATTTTTTATGTTTCCAAGAGAGGAAACAGGGAAGAGAAAATAAAAATGTAGGCGGTTTGATTCACAAATCCAAGAGGAATATTCTGCCCTAAAATGAACAATTTAATGGTAAATTTCGG contains the following coding sequences:
- a CDS encoding HetP family heterocyst commitment protein yields the protein MNHDISDISSKLKNSIPPEQFDQVVEAILSGKYSWACVLMLRFAGYNPLHYIPYRTYNRLLKENSLMNRSNNQQNPTLNIAKPSSEKRSDTNVSPTNLSKIKEFPYLEVVGK